In Gordonia sp. SL306, the genomic window CTCACCGACAGCGCACCGGGGCGGGTGGGCTGGCGGGTATCCGCCCCGGCCGCGGCCACCGCGTGGAGCGAGATGGCCAGTGACGCCGCGGTGCCGCCGCCGGGTCTACCGACGACGGTCGTCGTCGCCGATCGGGTCGACCCACCGTTCGTCCGGCCCGCCTTTCTCGAGGCCTGCGCCACCGACCGCCCTGACTCTGTGGAGATCGTGCACGCCGATTGCGAACACATGGTGCCGTTCCTGGCGCCCGAGCTCACCGCGCGAGTCATCCGGTCGATGGTCGATCGGGGCTGACATGGCGGCGGTCACCGACGACGAGGTCGAGCAGGTGCGCGCGCTCGTCGGCGCGATCCCGGTCGGTCAGGTCACCACCTACGGCGACCTGGCGGCGGCCGTGGGACTCTCCAGTCCTCGGATCGTCGGATGGATCATGCGGACCGACTCGGCCGACCTGCCGTGGCATCGCGTCATCTCCGCGAGCGGGAAACCTGCTGCCCACCTGGCCGGCCGACAACTCGAACGCCTACGGGGCGAAGGGGTACCGGTCCGCGACGGCAAGGTGATCCTCCGTCAGTGCCGGTGGACGCCGATCGGGTGAGCGCGTGGTCTCGATACGCTGCCCCGCTTCGCTCGGCGGCTACTCGACCAGCGGAACAGGACGCGGCTACTCGACCAGCGGAACAGGACGGCGCCCTCGATCTCCACTGCCGATCGAGTGGCCGGCGAGCCGCCAGGCGAGCCGGTGTATCGAGATCATCCGCCACGACAACGACTTTCAGCGACGGACCACGGCGTTCCGCCGATACGGGCTCACCGCGGCGCGCATCCGGGTGACGATCAGATCGACGATCCGGCGATCCGCGCCGAGCGGATCGGCGACCGCGTCGGCACCGTGGGTGTGCAACCGGTTGTGGAACAGGCCCGGCGCCAGCAGATGACTCGCGATCACCACACGGCGACCTTGTCGGGAGGCACGCTCGAGCGCTTCCGGCACCGATGGTGATGCGGTCGCGATGAACCCCACCTCCACCCGCCCGCCGATCAGCGACTCGAGCTGGCGTGCCGCGAGATGAACCTGACCGCAGGCACTTTCGTCAGAAGACCCGGCAGCGGCCAGCACCACGGCGTCGCCCGGCACCCAGCCCGCCTCGATCAGCCGTAGCCGCGCCACCGCCGCGATGGCGGGGTCCGGTCCGAGCGCGCGGGTCACCACAGTGTCCGCCCGGCCCGCTTCGACGACGTGCCGGGGGATGTCCTTGCGCACGTGATATCCCGACGCCAGGAAGGCGGGCACGAGAACAGCCGGCCGATCGACATCCGCGATCACCTCGGCAGGTGTCGGTCCGAGCACGTCGACGAACGCTGTCCGGGTGGTACCGATCCGATCACTGACCGCCTCGGCGATCTCGGCGATCACGTTGACACCATGCGGGTTCCGGGTGCCGTGGGCGACCAGGACGGGACTGATGTCGCGAAGTCGGTCCCCGGTCGGCAAGATCGGGTCGCTGTTCCTGCGCGTCATTCGGGGTCGTCCTCTCCGTCGTACTCCAGGTCGACCGCGAGTCGGTACCCACGCTTTACCACGGTCTGGATCATCTTGGGGTCCCCCAACGCATTACGCAGGCGGGCAACGGCGACCTCGACGGCGTGCGTGTCACAGCTGTCGCCGGGGAGGCCGGCCAGGAGTTCCTGACGGGAGACGACCCGGCCGGGAGCCGCGGCAAGCGCCTTGAGTAGGCCGAGGCTGGTCGCCGACAGATCACGGAGGTCACCGTCGACGACGACGGCCTGACCGCGGATCGCGGTGTTGTGGCCGTGGATTCGCAGATTGTGACTGCGCCGCGGGAGCTCTTCGGTGATCAGTCGCGCGAGCGCACCGAGACGGAATCGCTTGGGATAGATCGTCGGGATCTGCAAGGCCTCGAGTGGTCCGGCCGTCACCGAACCGACGCACATCACCGGTACCGCGGTTCTCATGGCATGCACGAACTGCGAGAGCTTCCCCAGTTCCTTGGCACGGGTGAGGATGGCTGCCGCGGCAGGCGCGCTGGTGAACGTGATGGCATCGAGGTCGCCCCGGGTGACCGCCCCGACCATCCGGTCGATCCGGTCGACGTCGGGATGCATGTGCCAGCGGTAGACCGGCACCGGCAGCACCCGTGCGCCCGCGGCACGCAGCACCGCACAGAAGTCCGGCAGGGGCTCCCACTCGGTGGTCGCCCCGTGCAGCTGCACGGCGATCCGCACTCCGTCGACGCCCTGCTCGAGCAGCCGGTCGAGTACCTCCGACGACGACTCACTCTCGGGCGACCATTCCTCCCGCAGGCCTGCGGCTCGGATGGCGCCCTTTGCCTTCGGCCCGCGAGCGATGAGCCGACTCTTACCGAGGGCGTCGATCAACGACTCGGCACTTCCCCATCCGTCGGCCGCCTCCACCCAGCCGCGGAAGCCGATACCCGTCGTGGCGACCATCAGTTCCGGCGGATCACCAATGATCTCCTTCGTCACGCGCTCGAGCTCGGTGTCGTCGGTGAGCGGCAGGATCCGGATGGTCGGTGCGGCCATGATCTCGGCGCCCCGCCGGGTCAGCAGCGCCGCGAACTCGTCCGCGCGACGTGCTGCGGTGATCCCGATGGTGAAACCCGCCAACGGCAGGCTCTCCGGGGCATCGGAGTCCTTGTGCTTGTGTGTGCTCATCGGCGCGGGAAGAACACCTCGACCATGTCGTCGACGACATGGACGGCGTAACTCGCCACCGACGTCGTCTCGTCGTCGAGGCACAGCCCGGTGCGCAGGGAGAACACCTGCTTCCCCAGCGGACTCGCAACGGTCGGCTCACCCGAACGGTCGCCGCTCACGCCGCGTGAGAGCACCGCGGCACGAGAGAACGGATCGATGTTGCCGATCGCATACAGCCGTGTTCGGCCGACGACGGCCTCGCGGTCGGTCTCCACCGCAGGCACACGGAACAGAGCGGCCTGTTCGAAATCCGGCCCGAGAACACCGACGCCGCGCCCGATCGCCAGATCGGCCACTGCGCAGGCGCGCACCCACTCCCCGGGCACCGCGTCGGGATGGGTCCCGGGTTCGGCGGGTTCATGAGCGAGAATCACGTCGGCACTCCTTCACGTTCGGGTTCGGTCACGTCACGGACCGCGGTCTGCGCCGCGCTCTCACGTGCCGGCATCGCAGGCATGTCGAGCAGCACCGGCACCTTCCGGTCGACGTCGGCGAATCTGATCGTCGGGTCGACCACGTCGGGTGCGTTCACGAACGAGACGAAGCGCTTGAGCTTCTCCTCGTCGTCGAGAACGGCGGCCCACTCGTCCCGGTACCCGGCGACATGCGCTTCCATCGACGCCTCCAACTCGGTGGCCAGTCCGAGGCTGTCGTCACAGACCACCGCGCGCAGATGGTCGAGACCGCCCTCCAACGACTCCAGCCACGGCGCGGTGCGCTGCAGCCGATCGGCAGTTCGGACATAGAACATCAGGTACCGATCAATGTATGCGACCAACGTCCGGTCATCCACTCCACCGGCCAGGAGTTGCGCGTGCTTCGGGCTCTGGCCGCCGTTGCCCGCGACGTAGAGATTCCACCCGTTCTCGGTGGCGATGACGCCCACATCCTTGCCACGCTCCTCGGCGCACTCACGTGCACAACCCGAAACCCCGAACTTCAATTTGTGGGGCGACCGGAGGCCGCGGTATCGCTTCTCCAGGAACACGGCCATGCCGACGGAGTCCTGGACCCCGTAGCGACACCAGGTCGACCCGACGCAGCTCTTCACGGTGCGCAGACTCTTGCCGTACGCGTGGCCCGATTCCATACCCGCGTCGACGAGCCGACGCCAGATCTCCGGTAGCTGATCGACCCTGGCCCCGAACAAGTCGATGCGCTGGCCGCCGGTGATCTTGGTGTAGAGCCCGAAGTCACGAG contains:
- a CDS encoding MGMT family protein translates to MAAVTDDEVEQVRALVGAIPVGQVTTYGDLAAAVGLSSPRIVGWIMRTDSADLPWHRVISASGKPAAHLAGRQLERLRGEGVPVRDGKVILRQCRWTPIG
- a CDS encoding sirohydrochlorin chelatase codes for the protein MTRRNSDPILPTGDRLRDISPVLVAHGTRNPHGVNVIAEIAEAVSDRIGTTRTAFVDVLGPTPAEVIADVDRPAVLVPAFLASGYHVRKDIPRHVVEAGRADTVVTRALGPDPAIAAVARLRLIEAGWVPGDAVVLAAAGSSDESACGQVHLAARQLESLIGGRVEVGFIATASPSVPEALERASRQGRRVVIASHLLAPGLFHNRLHTHGADAVADPLGADRRIVDLIVTRMRAAVSPYRRNAVVRR
- a CDS encoding uroporphyrinogen-III synthase; translated protein: MSTHKHKDSDAPESLPLAGFTIGITAARRADEFAALLTRRGAEIMAAPTIRILPLTDDTELERVTKEIIGDPPELMVATTGIGFRGWVEAADGWGSAESLIDALGKSRLIARGPKAKGAIRAAGLREEWSPESESSSEVLDRLLEQGVDGVRIAVQLHGATTEWEPLPDFCAVLRAAGARVLPVPVYRWHMHPDVDRIDRMVGAVTRGDLDAITFTSAPAAAAILTRAKELGKLSQFVHAMRTAVPVMCVGSVTAGPLEALQIPTIYPKRFRLGALARLITEELPRRSHNLRIHGHNTAIRGQAVVVDGDLRDLSATSLGLLKALAAAPGRVVSRQELLAGLPGDSCDTHAVEVAVARLRNALGDPKMIQTVVKRGYRLAVDLEYDGEDDPE
- the nirD gene encoding nitrite reductase small subunit NirD → MILAHEPAEPGTHPDAVPGEWVRACAVADLAIGRGVGVLGPDFEQAALFRVPAVETDREAVVGRTRLYAIGNIDPFSRAAVLSRGVSGDRSGEPTVASPLGKQVFSLRTGLCLDDETTSVASYAVHVVDDMVEVFFPRR